Proteins encoded within one genomic window of Odocoileus virginianus isolate 20LAN1187 ecotype Illinois chromosome 2, Ovbor_1.2, whole genome shotgun sequence:
- the GOLGA2 gene encoding golgin subfamily A member 2 isoform X1 yields the protein MWPPLPPPLLGMSEETRQRKLAAAKKKLREYQQKNSPGVPAGAKKKRKIKNGSSPETTASGDCPSPEDIQDILEVLVSDLNRSNGVALPTLDKWKAPKDCAAPVTPSADDTVSPGNVPSPSASPPRVTSMASIQNHDADNSSGLIDESTSFTSTESLRQLSQQLNGLVSESSSYINGEGLASPANIKNLESRYQELSVALDSSNLTNKQLSSKIEELKQENQETLDQLEKEKKEFEQKLAKEQGALREQLQVHIQTIGILVSEKTELQTALAHTQQAARQKAGESEDLANRLQSSRQRVGELERTLSAVSTQQKQADRYNKELTRERDALKLELYKNNKSNEDLKQQNSELEEKLRLLVIEKSAMQLGMEELQKKLEMSELLLQQFSSQPASDSSQQLQQALEERAQLETHVEQLKDSLKQLQAERDQYVMNLKEENAIWQQKMQQVLQQMSKLKEEKERSVSQAQELETSLAELRNQIAAPQPQEPPAGPSEAEQWLQAETERLQKELESLAGQLQAQVKDNESLSHLNQEQEQRLLELEREAECWGEQAEERKQILESMQSDRTTISRALSQNRELKEQLAELQNGFVRLSNENMEITSALQSEQHIKKELTKKLGQLQEKLGELKETVEVKGQEVQDVQQQRDVYLNHLQQYVAAYQQHVAAYQQLALEKEVLHKQVLLQTQLLDRLQREEVQGKVAMEVARQELQETQERLEAANQQNQQLQAQLTLMAVPGEAGDGLDSEKQDEEAPRPKLSVPEELESREALVEFFHSALASAEDEQARLRGQLKEQKLRCQRLSHLAAAAQDGVEKETPAPRIGGDSVPAEAHQALQVAMDKLQGRFTELMQEKVDLKERVEELEHRCIQLSGETDTIGEYIALYQSQRAVLKARHQQKEEYISRLAQDKEEMKVKLLELQELVLCLVSERNEWYGKFLAAQNPAGGPTTAPPTYQEPGTADNEGGLQEVSLADNVESPQGALPGQATPENPTAQQIMQLLREIQNPQEHPGLGSNPCIPFFYRADDNDEVKIMVI from the exons ATGTGGCCCCCCCTTCCCCCGCCCCTTCTCGGGATGTCGGAAGAAACCCGACAGAGAAAATTGGCTGCGGCCAAGAAAAAG TTACGGGAGTATCAGCAGAAGAACAGCCCTGGTGTTCCTGCAGgagctaagaaaaaaagaaagatcaagaaTGGCAGTAGCCCTGAGACAACCGCTTCTGGTGATTGTCCGTCGCCTGAAGAT ATTCAGGACATTCTGGAGGTGCTGGTGTCCGACCTTAACCGCTCCAATGGGGTAGCGCTCCCCACATTGGACAAGTGGAAG GCGCCCAAAGACTGCGCCGCTCCCGTTACACCGTCTGCTGATGACACCGTGTCACCTGGCAATGTCCCTTCCCCCAGTGCTAGTCCCCCCCGTGTCACTAGCATGGCATCAATTCAG AACCATGATGCCGACAACAGTTCTGGTCTCATTGACGAAAGCAC ATCCTTTACATCTACTGAGAGCCTGCGACAGCTGTCTCAGCAGCTCAACGGCCTTGTGTCCGAG TCTTCGTCTTACATCAATGGGGAGGGCCTAGCATCTCCTGCTAACATAAAGAATCTGGAG AGCCGGTACCAAGAACTATCAGTAGCCCTGGACTCCAGCAATctaacaaacaaacaactcagtAGCAAGATAGAGGAATTG AAACAAGAGAACCAGGAAACTTTGGATCAACTGGAAAAA GAAAAGAAGGAATTTGAGCAGAAGCTAGCAAAGGAACAAGGGGCTCTGAGAGAACAACTGCAG GTCCACATTCAGACTATCGGGATTCTGGTGTCAGAGAAGACGGAGTTACAGACAGCTCTGGCTCACACCCAGCAGGCAGCCAGGCAGAAAGCAG GGGAGTCAGAGGATCTTGCTAACCGCCTGCAGTCTTCCAGGCAGCGTGTGGGAGAGCTGGAGCGGACGCTGTCTGCCGTCTCCACACAGCAGAAACAGGCCGACAGG TACAACAAAGAATTAACCAGAGAGCGAGATGCCCTCAAGCTGGAATTATACAAGAACAA TAAGAGCAACGAGGACCTGAAGCAGCAAAACTCAGAGCTGGAGGAGAAGCTGCGGCTCCTGGTGATAGAGAAGTCAGCCATGCAGCTGGGCATGGAGGAGCTGCAGAAGAAGCTGGAGATGTCGGAGCTGCTGCTGCAGCAG TTTTCTAGTCAACCTGCCTCTGATAGCAGCCAGCAGTTACAGCAGGCCCTGGAGGAGAGGGCACAGCTGGAGACCCATGTGGAGCAG CTGAAGGATTCGCTGAAGCAGCTGCAGGCAGAGAGAGACCAGTATGTGATGAATCTGAAGGAGGAGAATGCCATATGGCAGCAGAAGATGCAACAGGTGTTGCAACAG ATGAGCAAgttgaaggaagaaaaggagcgCAGTGTGAGTCAGGCTCAGGAGCTGGAGACCAGCTTGGCCGAACTGAGGAACCAGATTG CTGCGCCCCAGCCCCAGGAGCCCCCAGCGGGGCCCTCAGAGGCAGAACAGTGGCTGCAGGCGGAGACTGAGCGACTCCAGAAGGAACTGGAGAGCCTGGCCGGGCAGCTGCAGGCTCAGGTGAAGGACAACGAAAGTCTGAGTCACCTGAATCAGGAGCAGGAGCAGCGGCTGCTGGAGCTGGAGCGGGAGGCCGAGTGCTGGGGGGAGCAGGCGGAGGAGCGCAAGCAGATTCTGGAGAGCATGCAGAGCGACCGCACCACCATCAGCCGGGCGCTCTCCCAGAACCGCGAGCTCAAGGAGCAGCTGGCTGAGCTGCAGAATGGATTCGTCAGGCTG TCCAATGAGAACATGGAGATTACCAGTGCGCTACAGTCCGAGCAGCATATCAAGAAGGAGCTGACCAAGAAGCTGGGCCAGCTGCAGGAGAAGCTGGGGGAGCTGAAGGAGACG GTGGAGGTGAAGGGCCAGGAGGTTCAAGATGTGCAGCAGCAGCGGGACGTGTACCTGAACCACCTGCAGCAGTATGTGGCTGCCTACCAGCAGCATGTGGCCGCCTACCAGCAGCTGGCCTTGGAGAAGGAGGTGCTGCACAAGCAGGTGTTACTGCAGACCCAGCTCTTGGACCGGCTGCAGCGCGAGGAAGTCCAGGGCAAGGTGGCGATGGAGGTGGCCCGCCAGGAgttacaggagacccag GAGCGCCTGGAAGCTGCCAACCAGCAGAACCAGCAGCTTCAGGCCCAGCTGACCCTCATGGCTGTGCCTGGGGAAG CAGGAGATGGACTGGACAGTGAGAAGCAGGATGAGGAGGCCCCGAGGCCTAAGCTGAGCGTGCCAGAGGAGCTGGAGAGCCGAGAGGCCCTG GTGGAATTTTTCCACTCGGCCTTGGCCAGCGCTGAGGATGAGCAGGCCCGGCTACGCGGGCAGCTGAAGGAGCAGAAGCTGCGCTGCCAGCGCCTTAGTCACCTGGCGGCTGCAGCCCAGGACGGGGTGGAAAAGGAGACCCCTGCCCCCAGGATTGGGGGAGACAGTGTGCCCGCGGAGGCCCACCAGGCCCTCCAGGTGGCCATGGACAAGCTGCAG GGCCGCTTTACGGAGCTCATGCAGGAGAAAGTGGATCTGAAGGAGCGGGTAGAGGAGCTGGAGCATCGCTGTATCCAGCTGTCTGGAGAGACAGACACTATTG GAGAGTATATCGCCCTCTATCAGAGTCAGAGGGCGGTGCTGAAGGCCCGGCATCAGCAGAAGGAGGAGTACATTAGCCGGCTGGCTCAGGACAAGGAGGAGATGAAG GTGAAGCTGTTGGAGCTCCAAGAGCTGGTTTTATGCCTGGTGAGTGAGCGAAATGAATGGTATGGCAAATTCCTGGCTGCCCAGAACCCTGCTGGTGGGCCCACTACAGCACCCCCCACCTACCAGGAGCCCGGCACTGCCGATAATGAGGGTG GTCTCCAAGAGGTAAGCCTCGCCGACAATGTGGAGTCCCCCCAGGGGGCCCTGCCAGGCCAGGCCACCCCTGAGAACCCCACCGCACAACAGATCATGCAGCTGCTGCGTGAGATCCAGAACCCCCAGGAGCACCCAGGCTTGGGCAGCAACCCTTGCATCCCCTTCTTCTACCGAGCGGATGACAACGACGAAGTGAAGATCATGGTGATCTAG
- the GOLGA2 gene encoding golgin subfamily A member 2 isoform X5 yields MWPPLPPPLLGMSEETRQRKLAAAKKKLREYQQKNSPGVPAGAKKKRKIKNGSSPETTASGDCPSPEDIQDILEVLVSDLNRSNGVALPTLDKWKAPKDCAAPVTPSADDTVSPGNVPSPSASPPRVTSMASIQNHDADNSSGLIDESTSFTSTESLRQLSQQLNGLVSESSSYINGEGLASPANIKNLEKQENQETLDQLEKEKKEFEQKLAKEQGALREQLQVHIQTIGILVSEKTELQTALAHTQQAARQKAGESEDLANRLQSSRQRVGELERTLSAVSTQQKQADRYNKELTRERDALKLELYKNNKSNEDLKQQNSELEEKLRLLVIEKSAMQLGMEELQKKLEMSELLLQQFSSQPASDSSQQLQQALEERAQLETHVEQLKDSLKQLQAERDQYVMNLKEENAIWQQKMQQVLQQMSKLKEEKERSVSQAQELETSLAELRNQIAAPQPQEPPAGPSEAEQWLQAETERLQKELESLAGQLQAQVKDNESLSHLNQEQEQRLLELEREAECWGEQAEERKQILESMQSDRTTISRALSQNRELKEQLAELQNGFVRLSNENMEITSALQSEQHIKKELTKKLGQLQEKLGELKETVEVKGQEVQDVQQQRDVYLNHLQQYVAAYQQHVAAYQQLALEKEVLHKQVLLQTQLLDRLQREEVQGKVAMEVARQELQETQERLEAANQQNQQLQAQLTLMAVPGEAGDGLDSEKQDEEAPRPKLSVPEELESREALVEFFHSALASAEDEQARLRGQLKEQKLRCQRLSHLAAAAQDGVEKETPAPRIGGDSVPAEAHQALQVAMDKLQGRFTELMQEKVDLKERVEELEHRCIQLSGETDTIGEYIALYQSQRAVLKARHQQKEEYISRLAQDKEEMKVKLLELQELVLCLVSERNEWYGKFLAAQNPAGGPTTAPPTYQEPGTADNEGGLQEVSLADNVESPQGALPGQATPENPTAQQIMQLLREIQNPQEHPGLGSNPCIPFFYRADDNDEVKIMVI; encoded by the exons ATGTGGCCCCCCCTTCCCCCGCCCCTTCTCGGGATGTCGGAAGAAACCCGACAGAGAAAATTGGCTGCGGCCAAGAAAAAG TTACGGGAGTATCAGCAGAAGAACAGCCCTGGTGTTCCTGCAGgagctaagaaaaaaagaaagatcaagaaTGGCAGTAGCCCTGAGACAACCGCTTCTGGTGATTGTCCGTCGCCTGAAGAT ATTCAGGACATTCTGGAGGTGCTGGTGTCCGACCTTAACCGCTCCAATGGGGTAGCGCTCCCCACATTGGACAAGTGGAAG GCGCCCAAAGACTGCGCCGCTCCCGTTACACCGTCTGCTGATGACACCGTGTCACCTGGCAATGTCCCTTCCCCCAGTGCTAGTCCCCCCCGTGTCACTAGCATGGCATCAATTCAG AACCATGATGCCGACAACAGTTCTGGTCTCATTGACGAAAGCAC ATCCTTTACATCTACTGAGAGCCTGCGACAGCTGTCTCAGCAGCTCAACGGCCTTGTGTCCGAG TCTTCGTCTTACATCAATGGGGAGGGCCTAGCATCTCCTGCTAACATAAAGAATCTGGAG AAACAAGAGAACCAGGAAACTTTGGATCAACTGGAAAAA GAAAAGAAGGAATTTGAGCAGAAGCTAGCAAAGGAACAAGGGGCTCTGAGAGAACAACTGCAG GTCCACATTCAGACTATCGGGATTCTGGTGTCAGAGAAGACGGAGTTACAGACAGCTCTGGCTCACACCCAGCAGGCAGCCAGGCAGAAAGCAG GGGAGTCAGAGGATCTTGCTAACCGCCTGCAGTCTTCCAGGCAGCGTGTGGGAGAGCTGGAGCGGACGCTGTCTGCCGTCTCCACACAGCAGAAACAGGCCGACAGG TACAACAAAGAATTAACCAGAGAGCGAGATGCCCTCAAGCTGGAATTATACAAGAACAA TAAGAGCAACGAGGACCTGAAGCAGCAAAACTCAGAGCTGGAGGAGAAGCTGCGGCTCCTGGTGATAGAGAAGTCAGCCATGCAGCTGGGCATGGAGGAGCTGCAGAAGAAGCTGGAGATGTCGGAGCTGCTGCTGCAGCAG TTTTCTAGTCAACCTGCCTCTGATAGCAGCCAGCAGTTACAGCAGGCCCTGGAGGAGAGGGCACAGCTGGAGACCCATGTGGAGCAG CTGAAGGATTCGCTGAAGCAGCTGCAGGCAGAGAGAGACCAGTATGTGATGAATCTGAAGGAGGAGAATGCCATATGGCAGCAGAAGATGCAACAGGTGTTGCAACAG ATGAGCAAgttgaaggaagaaaaggagcgCAGTGTGAGTCAGGCTCAGGAGCTGGAGACCAGCTTGGCCGAACTGAGGAACCAGATTG CTGCGCCCCAGCCCCAGGAGCCCCCAGCGGGGCCCTCAGAGGCAGAACAGTGGCTGCAGGCGGAGACTGAGCGACTCCAGAAGGAACTGGAGAGCCTGGCCGGGCAGCTGCAGGCTCAGGTGAAGGACAACGAAAGTCTGAGTCACCTGAATCAGGAGCAGGAGCAGCGGCTGCTGGAGCTGGAGCGGGAGGCCGAGTGCTGGGGGGAGCAGGCGGAGGAGCGCAAGCAGATTCTGGAGAGCATGCAGAGCGACCGCACCACCATCAGCCGGGCGCTCTCCCAGAACCGCGAGCTCAAGGAGCAGCTGGCTGAGCTGCAGAATGGATTCGTCAGGCTG TCCAATGAGAACATGGAGATTACCAGTGCGCTACAGTCCGAGCAGCATATCAAGAAGGAGCTGACCAAGAAGCTGGGCCAGCTGCAGGAGAAGCTGGGGGAGCTGAAGGAGACG GTGGAGGTGAAGGGCCAGGAGGTTCAAGATGTGCAGCAGCAGCGGGACGTGTACCTGAACCACCTGCAGCAGTATGTGGCTGCCTACCAGCAGCATGTGGCCGCCTACCAGCAGCTGGCCTTGGAGAAGGAGGTGCTGCACAAGCAGGTGTTACTGCAGACCCAGCTCTTGGACCGGCTGCAGCGCGAGGAAGTCCAGGGCAAGGTGGCGATGGAGGTGGCCCGCCAGGAgttacaggagacccag GAGCGCCTGGAAGCTGCCAACCAGCAGAACCAGCAGCTTCAGGCCCAGCTGACCCTCATGGCTGTGCCTGGGGAAG CAGGAGATGGACTGGACAGTGAGAAGCAGGATGAGGAGGCCCCGAGGCCTAAGCTGAGCGTGCCAGAGGAGCTGGAGAGCCGAGAGGCCCTG GTGGAATTTTTCCACTCGGCCTTGGCCAGCGCTGAGGATGAGCAGGCCCGGCTACGCGGGCAGCTGAAGGAGCAGAAGCTGCGCTGCCAGCGCCTTAGTCACCTGGCGGCTGCAGCCCAGGACGGGGTGGAAAAGGAGACCCCTGCCCCCAGGATTGGGGGAGACAGTGTGCCCGCGGAGGCCCACCAGGCCCTCCAGGTGGCCATGGACAAGCTGCAG GGCCGCTTTACGGAGCTCATGCAGGAGAAAGTGGATCTGAAGGAGCGGGTAGAGGAGCTGGAGCATCGCTGTATCCAGCTGTCTGGAGAGACAGACACTATTG GAGAGTATATCGCCCTCTATCAGAGTCAGAGGGCGGTGCTGAAGGCCCGGCATCAGCAGAAGGAGGAGTACATTAGCCGGCTGGCTCAGGACAAGGAGGAGATGAAG GTGAAGCTGTTGGAGCTCCAAGAGCTGGTTTTATGCCTGGTGAGTGAGCGAAATGAATGGTATGGCAAATTCCTGGCTGCCCAGAACCCTGCTGGTGGGCCCACTACAGCACCCCCCACCTACCAGGAGCCCGGCACTGCCGATAATGAGGGTG GTCTCCAAGAGGTAAGCCTCGCCGACAATGTGGAGTCCCCCCAGGGGGCCCTGCCAGGCCAGGCCACCCCTGAGAACCCCACCGCACAACAGATCATGCAGCTGCTGCGTGAGATCCAGAACCCCCAGGAGCACCCAGGCTTGGGCAGCAACCCTTGCATCCCCTTCTTCTACCGAGCGGATGACAACGACGAAGTGAAGATCATGGTGATCTAG
- the GOLGA2 gene encoding golgin subfamily A member 2 isoform X11, with protein MWPPLPPPLLGMSEETRQRKLAAAKKKLREYQQKNSPGVPAGAKKKRKIKNGSSPETTASGDCPSPEDIQDILEVLVSDLNRSNGVALPTLDKWKAPKDCAAPVTPSADDTVSPGNVPSPSASPPRVTSMASIQNHDADNSSGLIDESTSFTSTESLRQLSQQLNGLVSESSSYINGEGLASPANIKNLEKQENQETLDQLEKEKKEFEQKLAKEQGALREQLQVHIQTIGILVSEKTELQTALAHTQQAARQKAGESEDLANRLQSSRQRVGELERTLSAVSTQQKQADRYNKELTRERDALKLELYKNNKSNEDLKQQNSELEEKLRLLVIEKSAMQLGMEELQKKLEMSELLLQQFSSQPASDSSQQLQQALEERAQLETHVEQLKDSLKQLQAERDQYVMNLKEENAIWQQKMQQVLQQMSKLKEEKERSVSQAQELETSLAELRNQIAAPQPQEPPAGPSEAEQWLQAETERLQKELESLAGQLQAQVKDNESLSHLNQEQEQRLLELEREAECWGEQAEERKQILESMQSDRTTISRALSQNRELKEQLAELQNGFVRLSNENMEITSALQSEQHIKKELTKKLGQLQEKLGELKETVEVKGQEVQDVQQQRDVYLNHLQQYVAAYQQHVAAYQQLALEKEVLHKQVLLQTQLLDRLQREEVQGKVAMEVARQELQETQERLEAANQQNQQLQAQLTLMAVPGEGDGLDSEKQDEEAPRPKLSVPEELESREALVEFFHSALASAEDEQARLRGQLKEQKLRCQRLSHLAAAAQDGVEKETPAPRIGGDSVPAEAHQALQVAMDKLQGRFTELMQEKVDLKERVEELEHRCIQLSGETDTIGEYIALYQSQRAVLKARHQQKEEYISRLAQDKEEMKVKLLELQELVLCLVSERNEWYGKFLAAQNPAGGPTTAPPTYQEPGTADNEGGLQEVSLADNVESPQGALPGQATPENPTAQQIMQLLREIQNPQEHPGLGSNPCIPFFYRADDNDEVKIMVI; from the exons ATGTGGCCCCCCCTTCCCCCGCCCCTTCTCGGGATGTCGGAAGAAACCCGACAGAGAAAATTGGCTGCGGCCAAGAAAAAG TTACGGGAGTATCAGCAGAAGAACAGCCCTGGTGTTCCTGCAGgagctaagaaaaaaagaaagatcaagaaTGGCAGTAGCCCTGAGACAACCGCTTCTGGTGATTGTCCGTCGCCTGAAGAT ATTCAGGACATTCTGGAGGTGCTGGTGTCCGACCTTAACCGCTCCAATGGGGTAGCGCTCCCCACATTGGACAAGTGGAAG GCGCCCAAAGACTGCGCCGCTCCCGTTACACCGTCTGCTGATGACACCGTGTCACCTGGCAATGTCCCTTCCCCCAGTGCTAGTCCCCCCCGTGTCACTAGCATGGCATCAATTCAG AACCATGATGCCGACAACAGTTCTGGTCTCATTGACGAAAGCAC ATCCTTTACATCTACTGAGAGCCTGCGACAGCTGTCTCAGCAGCTCAACGGCCTTGTGTCCGAG TCTTCGTCTTACATCAATGGGGAGGGCCTAGCATCTCCTGCTAACATAAAGAATCTGGAG AAACAAGAGAACCAGGAAACTTTGGATCAACTGGAAAAA GAAAAGAAGGAATTTGAGCAGAAGCTAGCAAAGGAACAAGGGGCTCTGAGAGAACAACTGCAG GTCCACATTCAGACTATCGGGATTCTGGTGTCAGAGAAGACGGAGTTACAGACAGCTCTGGCTCACACCCAGCAGGCAGCCAGGCAGAAAGCAG GGGAGTCAGAGGATCTTGCTAACCGCCTGCAGTCTTCCAGGCAGCGTGTGGGAGAGCTGGAGCGGACGCTGTCTGCCGTCTCCACACAGCAGAAACAGGCCGACAGG TACAACAAAGAATTAACCAGAGAGCGAGATGCCCTCAAGCTGGAATTATACAAGAACAA TAAGAGCAACGAGGACCTGAAGCAGCAAAACTCAGAGCTGGAGGAGAAGCTGCGGCTCCTGGTGATAGAGAAGTCAGCCATGCAGCTGGGCATGGAGGAGCTGCAGAAGAAGCTGGAGATGTCGGAGCTGCTGCTGCAGCAG TTTTCTAGTCAACCTGCCTCTGATAGCAGCCAGCAGTTACAGCAGGCCCTGGAGGAGAGGGCACAGCTGGAGACCCATGTGGAGCAG CTGAAGGATTCGCTGAAGCAGCTGCAGGCAGAGAGAGACCAGTATGTGATGAATCTGAAGGAGGAGAATGCCATATGGCAGCAGAAGATGCAACAGGTGTTGCAACAG ATGAGCAAgttgaaggaagaaaaggagcgCAGTGTGAGTCAGGCTCAGGAGCTGGAGACCAGCTTGGCCGAACTGAGGAACCAGATTG CTGCGCCCCAGCCCCAGGAGCCCCCAGCGGGGCCCTCAGAGGCAGAACAGTGGCTGCAGGCGGAGACTGAGCGACTCCAGAAGGAACTGGAGAGCCTGGCCGGGCAGCTGCAGGCTCAGGTGAAGGACAACGAAAGTCTGAGTCACCTGAATCAGGAGCAGGAGCAGCGGCTGCTGGAGCTGGAGCGGGAGGCCGAGTGCTGGGGGGAGCAGGCGGAGGAGCGCAAGCAGATTCTGGAGAGCATGCAGAGCGACCGCACCACCATCAGCCGGGCGCTCTCCCAGAACCGCGAGCTCAAGGAGCAGCTGGCTGAGCTGCAGAATGGATTCGTCAGGCTG TCCAATGAGAACATGGAGATTACCAGTGCGCTACAGTCCGAGCAGCATATCAAGAAGGAGCTGACCAAGAAGCTGGGCCAGCTGCAGGAGAAGCTGGGGGAGCTGAAGGAGACG GTGGAGGTGAAGGGCCAGGAGGTTCAAGATGTGCAGCAGCAGCGGGACGTGTACCTGAACCACCTGCAGCAGTATGTGGCTGCCTACCAGCAGCATGTGGCCGCCTACCAGCAGCTGGCCTTGGAGAAGGAGGTGCTGCACAAGCAGGTGTTACTGCAGACCCAGCTCTTGGACCGGCTGCAGCGCGAGGAAGTCCAGGGCAAGGTGGCGATGGAGGTGGCCCGCCAGGAgttacaggagacccag GAGCGCCTGGAAGCTGCCAACCAGCAGAACCAGCAGCTTCAGGCCCAGCTGACCCTCATGGCTGTGCCTGGGGAAG GAGATGGACTGGACAGTGAGAAGCAGGATGAGGAGGCCCCGAGGCCTAAGCTGAGCGTGCCAGAGGAGCTGGAGAGCCGAGAGGCCCTG GTGGAATTTTTCCACTCGGCCTTGGCCAGCGCTGAGGATGAGCAGGCCCGGCTACGCGGGCAGCTGAAGGAGCAGAAGCTGCGCTGCCAGCGCCTTAGTCACCTGGCGGCTGCAGCCCAGGACGGGGTGGAAAAGGAGACCCCTGCCCCCAGGATTGGGGGAGACAGTGTGCCCGCGGAGGCCCACCAGGCCCTCCAGGTGGCCATGGACAAGCTGCAG GGCCGCTTTACGGAGCTCATGCAGGAGAAAGTGGATCTGAAGGAGCGGGTAGAGGAGCTGGAGCATCGCTGTATCCAGCTGTCTGGAGAGACAGACACTATTG GAGAGTATATCGCCCTCTATCAGAGTCAGAGGGCGGTGCTGAAGGCCCGGCATCAGCAGAAGGAGGAGTACATTAGCCGGCTGGCTCAGGACAAGGAGGAGATGAAG GTGAAGCTGTTGGAGCTCCAAGAGCTGGTTTTATGCCTGGTGAGTGAGCGAAATGAATGGTATGGCAAATTCCTGGCTGCCCAGAACCCTGCTGGTGGGCCCACTACAGCACCCCCCACCTACCAGGAGCCCGGCACTGCCGATAATGAGGGTG GTCTCCAAGAGGTAAGCCTCGCCGACAATGTGGAGTCCCCCCAGGGGGCCCTGCCAGGCCAGGCCACCCCTGAGAACCCCACCGCACAACAGATCATGCAGCTGCTGCGTGAGATCCAGAACCCCCAGGAGCACCCAGGCTTGGGCAGCAACCCTTGCATCCCCTTCTTCTACCGAGCGGATGACAACGACGAAGTGAAGATCATGGTGATCTAG